In Lolium rigidum isolate FL_2022 chromosome 3, APGP_CSIRO_Lrig_0.1, whole genome shotgun sequence, the genomic window cataagaaattatcgatacgtcggagacgtatcacctgttcatccagcttctcaatcactttagtgtctaactccctagcacaaatctggcggaagaaataactcaacctcgctagcactcgccaagtcttctcagggacatagcctcgaatcatcaccggcattatccgctcaatccatacgtggtagtcatgactcttcagtccttgtactcgcaacgtttcaatgttaagacccctcatccgagttggctgcgaacccatcggggaaaaacaaggagtccttcatccattggaagacctcccttttttgggcctttgtgaggcggaacggagcgtgtggcttagtccaagttttttggcaccttgaggtggcttcatgttcaactcggcctatcgcacaacttttcttggtcaattcgagcctttatgttatccttcgtcttctcggtgtccactatggtgctccaaatggcttcaccgatattcttctcggtgtgcattacatcaatgttatgcgggagctccgaaactcaaagtaaggaagcttccggaagcacggcttgtgggtccattggtgtgtctccccatatcccaagaaaccattcccatcatgGTTAGGCTGGAGAGCGTCTAACTCGGCCTTGGTTTCctgtccggtcttcggaattggcttcggtgcATGGACAACGCGGCCTTTTTTgaagctctttacatcactcctgtattcATGACTctgctcaaggaactgtcgagcttcatcaaagcaggaatacttgccacccttgtttagccagaagaaagtcacggcttgcctgcactccggacaaggccacttcccatgtgtacaccacccgcagaacaaagcacgtgccggCAAGTCATGCGGAGACGTGTGGTACcggacatacatatcgaagtgttccttctttgccgcgtcataagttcggatcccgcgatcttCCCAGCCAAGAAGCAAGTCATCAATCGGTGGTTCCGgatacacgttcatgttcttacccggtATTTCGgtcccgggattatcatcgacacaaacatgtactcGATCTCGTGCGGACGCCGGGGTGTAGGTTcggggaataacaaacaccggccaacaaccgtataccgcagccgacataccatatggattgaacccatcggttgatatcgcaattgcTACGCTCCTCGAGTCACCGGCTTTCGGGgatatttcttgacaaagttcttccatgcagtaccatccgacggatgtatcatcttgccacTGTCTGGTCTGATCCCTTCTAcagcccacctcatctgctgggcagtatcctcggtcatgaagagccgctggatcctcggtaggactggaagatagcggaggatattcttggcaaccgtggtctgcctcttctgaccatcaccattggtgtcaacctcaaagtacctagagcttttgcaatggatgcaataGTTTGTGTTAGCATGCTCCGCTcttaatagcatgcatccctttggacaagcgtgtatctgctgagatgacatcttgaggtcactgagcaattttttcgaatagtagaagttttgcggcaagaggtgccctttcggcagaatgctgccaacgaggaccagaagttcatcgaacccatctctgcacagATTCATGTGGCACTTAAAGGccaaaaggcgagcgatggcatctagttgggtaacatctgtatttacgtgtaggggtttctgcgaagcaaacaaagcctcgtaatacttctttgtgttttcctccggctcctcacttgtctccgcatccctagatgtctccgcctctacatgagggctttcgggcacattaccattagccaagttctctaggcacctatcaaaccccagtatcatattctctcgtaggctgaatctgccgcacctccttcctagcacgtttctttgccttttctccatgaaaagtccaaatcttgtaggacggtttgaacccagacttgatcaggtgaagactcatagtttccttgtcttgtgttttttggttgttgcacttactacaagggcaaaaaactgTTCTGGGTTTGCTAGGGATGTCAAACGCCCTGTCCACGAACTgcttggtcttttctccccattcctcagtatatttccacggaccaattctgccatcgtacatccagtcacgattatccatcctctaaccaGCACCAAAATAGACAAACTTAGAATTTATATCAAACATGATCCGCattttaattttttcttttttacgcatgcatcaacctgaatctctactaggtgggctcctagcagccgccggatccgtagattgagtacgttctccctgctctaccgatccgagtcgggatttcggtagcacctccccgctgctctcccgatacacgtctcgccaaaaagccgagaggggtgtgcatccggagaacaacggggaggcgccgccgaaatcccgaCTCGGATCGGGTAGAgcaggagaacgtacccaactacgcatccgccgaccgtcccgataaatgccgtaagagttacgcttcataatatgcgagaccactaatgcatatttatccgcgtaacccttacggtcgggaagagacgcctaggtaaagcgacatacttggtgatctagacccaaaaaaaaacctaggtacgaGAGAGGCGAatggattctcaccctcgaagcgtgatcaACAGCCGGCGAAGAAGACCAACGACCCTCCGACAAAATCCCCTCCAGGAAAACGGACTCTCGGAGCAACGCttctgatgaggtctaagaccccgtgtgtggcccgatctcgcagattgacttcgaaaccaaaggggagagatgggagaacgcgaggaacacgaagaacacgacgggcacgaggaactccgagactcacgcacgcacaccaacccgatacacccgatgcttacctccgtggctcgatggaccacgccaatagaatctcctatgaagaggcacggggcagaattcccggagagagattggagttggagaggaagagcttggtgagtgagagagagtaacaagtactagaatctcaatcaacaagatcaaagtcaacaaccaaggtgccttgattacagagggatgatacccaagggagactaagctcaaaggtaggtttgagttcaaaacaagtctaaagagctaaggaggggttccagctacttatatagtcacacatggccggcaagggcgaacagtacgcgaagggataagttaagacagtttggtggggcattctcgtcggatccggtttggggtccggtccgaccgggctcgtggaccgggctgtccggtcatgggtccggtcgaccgggctcgcaaccggcggtccggtcatgggtccggtcgacgggcgcaaaccggaattctgcgaggtttccggtcctgggtccggtcgtcgcccggtacgagggagctggcccggtttggcgcccggttgaccgggcctgtgaccggggcgtccggttgtgggtccggtccgaccgggtcctggaccggccagcgtccgtctcttccttggagcgcttcgagcgacgtcggcttcggcttcatgatcatctccatgtccagctgcttctctccctcccttgacgttggcgtctcctcctctccgaggtcttgatgcgcattgtacctaatgacacatagcacgtcggcatgaggtagcaatccatccaaaggggtaccaagatcaagggtggcgaggagcgagttcaccttatcgtgTAGAGCCTTGActagggctcgtgtcatcggtccacttgggggacttgttggtcttggtgtggaggtgtccgaaggccaccccgcatcagctACTCAAGCACCGCGACAACACCAGCCCCTGTGTCCACCTCGAAACATCGTCTGCATATCGAGAAAACTAATTAGTATAAATACACTATTTCTAACAAATTGTGCCCTAAATCCCATTTCTACCCTAAACACTAGTATACCGGCTGGCATAATATGTTTTAACTACAAATTAGCATGCATAATATGATTTAACTACCATAAATACTAATATGCAAAAAAAATTCACATACCGGCTGGCCGCCGGCGGGTGAGCAGCAGCGGCAGGTGCGGGTTAGGGGCCGGCACGTGCGGGTGAGCGGCAGCGGCACGGGAGCAGCAGCGGCCACGGCCGAGGAGCGACAGCAGCAGCGGAGAAACAGCGGCGGGGTAGCGGCAGCGACGGGGGAGGGCCGGACGAGGGAGCAGCAGCGGCCGCGGCCGGGGagcggcagcagcagccggcGAGCAACAGCCGCCGGGGAGGGCAGTGGCGGGGGAGCAGCAGCTACcgcggcggggaagcggcggcggcgggggagcagCAGCTGCGGCGGCGGGGGACCGGCAGCGGCGGGGAGGTCGAGGCGGCGGGGGGCGGGCGTGGGCGGCGtgtcggccggcggcggcggggaggccgcggcggggagcagcagctgcggcggcggggaccggcggcggcgggggaccggcggcggcggggaccggCAGCGGCGGggaggtcgaggcggcggcgggcgggcgtgggcggcgtgtcggccgggcggcggcggcgagctgggtAGGAGAGGGGCGCGTGCGTGTGTGTTTTGTGTGGAGGGGAGTCGCGCGCGGCGCCCGAACCCTTATccagggcctttgccgtgcgagcctgctttgccgtgcggcaaagcgtctttgccgtgcgcagggaGGCATTGCCGTGTGCttttgcacggcaaagatctttgccgtgcgcctttgCACGGCAGAGGTCTTTGCCATGCGACAGTGCACGGCAACGATTTTTTTTATTCAACTTTTTAGTTTAGGGTGTATATATGCATCCTGGTGTATAAACATCGTGTCCAACTAATTTTTACCACAAAATTTAATGTATTTGGGATatcatttgtgataggtgaacctcgcgcggagaaatctagggggtagaccccccgaggcacgcagaccgccgttatcgggggggaatgaccgccggggcaccggaatgccaccaaaacttgcaagtggacctaggatatgtgtgaaagtgtgttggaaggtgtgattcaccaaatggtgcaagtcatagctcccatgtgtgagattcctctctttcgggctaacacttggaagattcctcgacttgtaggctgaagtgtcccgctgcgggtataccggtggctataatttgccaaagtgtgccaaacctagctttccatgtgtttatgtcctaaacaaaactaaacctatcaaaaagtatgtttgtgaaacctcgcgcggtgaaatctagggggtagacccccgaggcacgtagaccgccgttatcgggggaacgaccgccggggcaccggaatgcaaccaaaactagcaagtggacctaggatatgtttgaaagtgtgttggaaggtttgattcaccaaatggtgcaaggcatagctcccatgtgtgagatttctctctttcgggcgataacacttggaagattcctcgacttgtaggctgaagtgtcccgctgcgggtataccggtagctatagtgtgccaaagtgtgtcaaacctagctttccatgtgtatatggactaaacaaaactaaacctatcaaaaagtatgttggtggaacctcgcgcggagaaatctaggggggtagaccccccgaggcacgcagaccgccgttatcgggggggaatgaccgggcaccggaatgccaccaaaacttgcaagtggacctaggatatgtgagaaagtgtgttggaaggtgtgattcaccaaatggtgcaaggcatagctcccatgtgtgagattcctctctttcgggcgataacacttggaagattcctcgacctgtaggctgaagtgtcccgctgcgggtataccggtggctataatgtgccaaagtgtgccaaacctagctttccatgtgtatatgacctaaacaaaactaaacctatcaaaaattatgttggtggaacctcgcgtggtgaaatctaggggggtagaccccccgaggcacgcagaccgccgtttcggggaacgaccgccggagcaccggaatgccaccaaaacttgcatgtggacccaggatatgtgtgaaagtgtggtggaaggtgtgattcaccaaatggtgcaaggcattgctcccatgtgtgacattcctctctttcaggcgataacacttggaagattcctcgacttgtaggctgaagtgtcccgctgcgggtataccggtggctataatgtgccaaagtgtgccaaaccttgttttccatgtgtatatggactaaccaaaataaaacctatcaaaaagtatgttggtggaacctcgcgcggtgaaatctaggggggagacccccgaggcacgcgaccgccgttttcgggggggaacgaccgccggagcaccggaatgccaccaaaacttgcaagtggacctaggatatgtgtgaaagtgtgttggaaggtgtgattcaccaaatggtgcaaggcatagctcccatgtgtgagattcctctctttcgggcgataacacttggaagattcctcgactcgtaggtcgaagtgtcccgctgcgggtataccggtggctataatgtgccaaagtgtgccaaacctagccttccatgtgtatatgacctaaacaaaactaaacctatcaaaaagtatgttggtggaacctcgcgtggtgaaatctaggggggtagaccccccgaggcacgcagaccgccgttttcgggggaacgaccgccggagcaccggaatgccaccaaaacttgcatgtggacccaggatatgtgtgaaagtgtggtggaaggtgtgattcaccaaatggtgcaaggcattgctcccatgtgtgacattcctctctttcgggcgataacacttggaagattcctcgacttgtaggtcgaagtgtcccgctgcgggtataccggtggctataatgtgccaaagtgtgccaaaccttgttttccatgtgtatatggactaaccaaaataaaacctatcaaaaagtatgttggtggaacctcgcgcggtgaaatataggggggtagaccccccgaggcacgcagaccgccgttttcgggggggggggaacgaccgccggagcaccggaatgccaccaaaacttccaTGTGGAcccaggatatgtgtgaaagtgtgttggaaggtgtgattcaccaaatggtgcaaggcatagctcccatgtgtgagattcctctctttcgggcgataacacttggaagattcctcgactcgtaggtcgaagtgtcccgtcgcgggtataccggtggctataatgtgccaaagtgtgccaaacctagctttccatgtgtatatgtcctaaacaaaactaaacctatcaaaaagtatgtttgtgaaacctcgcgcggtgaaatctagggggtagacccccgaggcacgtagaccgccgttatcgggggaacgaccgccggggcaccggaatgcaaccaaaactagcaagtggacctaggatatgtttgaaagtgtgttggaaggtttgattcaccaaatggtgcaaggcatagctcccatgtgtgagatttctctctttcgggcgataacacttggaagattcctcgacttgtaggtcgaagtgtcccgctgcgggtataccggtggctatagtgtgccaaagtgtgtcaaacctacctttccatgtgtatatggcctaaacaaaactaaacctatcaaaaagtatgttggtggaacctcgcgcggagaaatctaggggggtagaccccccgaggcacgcagaccgccgttatcgggggggagtgaccgccggggcaccggaatgccaccaaaacttgcaagtggacctaggatatgtgtcaaagtgtgttggaaggtgtgattcaccaaatggtgcaaggcatagctcccatgtgtggcattcctctctttcagacgataacacttggaagattcctcgacttgtaggctgaagtgtcccgctgcgggtaacgagtggctataatgtgccaaagtgtgccaaacctagctttccatgtgtatatggtctaaacaaaactaaacctatgaaaaagtacattggtggaacctcgcacggagaaatctaggggggtagaccgccGGGGCCCATATATAGACCGCTCTTTTGGGGGGGGACCTCCGGAGCACTTGAATCCCAGCCAAACTTTCATGTGGACCTAGAATATGTTTGGAAGTGTCGTGTAAGGTGTAAAGCTGCaagaaattgcaccaaatatgtgggggcgataacacttagcagacaCCGAACCCCCGTTAatttgctccgaaaccctgatatgttggggggaggggtcgatgaagatgtacattacttgttttatcggtatacgattgtattaagtaacactaacaaatagtctacaaaaagtaaaaactaattttacaacaaatataagtattaatataaatatgaatactacaaaagaagggaaagaaatgaaaCCGTACTCTGTGCCGtgcaaaaacgcacggcaaaggggtggctcgcacggcaaagccgtcgtTGCCGTGCctgcatctttgccgtgcgccttcgtggcctctttgccgtgaggggttactttgccgtgcgccatctgGCTGCTTTACCGTGCGGGGATGCTTTGCCGAGCGCCGAgctgtatctttgccgtgcgccttttgtttgccgtgcgtcgttccgctgctgcacggcaaagcaGTCATTGCCGTGcgcgcggcgcacggcaaagaactgcCTCACGGCAAAGGGTCGcaaaggcacacggcaaagaggcgCGCACGGCAGTGAGACTTTTTCCCgtagtgaaaggatcgtatgccgcacctaaagggggggtgaataggtgctaaccaatttttaattctttttcaatttaggcttgacacaaaggtaaattctctagatatgcaactaagtgaatttNNNNNNNNNNNNNNNNNNNNNNNNNNNNNNNNNNNNNNNNNNNNNNNNNNNNNNNNNNNNNNNNNNNNNNNNNNNNNNNNNNNNNNNNNNNNNNNNNNNNGGAAACACCATTCCTCTTCCAGATATGGCACCGACATACTACTATAAAAGAAGAGAAGACCCTTGCAAGAAACTGGCTTCTGCATCTGACTAAACAAGTGTATTCAGGAACAACCTAATTCCCACTTTCAAAGGTTGGCACCAACTATCAGCTAAATTCAGATAGTGTCAGGACGTGGCTGTGCTGATGCGTGTGATTGAAGCAAAGGTTTTGAAGGCTAATCCAATTTTACGAGGGAAATTAAGAAAGTTGCCTACGGATTTCGTATATTATGTTCCTTTAAATCTGCAGGGCCTGCTTAGCATTGTTCGGGTAATTTTAATGACAGAAGAACACTAGCTGTTCCGCTCAGAAGATTAACAACATGGTGTACAGCAAGACAGCACTGAACAACATTTTCCAAGTAGTACGAACCGGATTCCATCCACGCAGAGAGCACTGGTTCGAGTTACTGTCACAGTGCCACTCAAGACTTCAACGCAAAGTCGCTTTGTTGTAAAAACAAGGCACAGTGCCTTTTTCTCTAAAACACTTAAATGCAGAACACAAAAAGTTCCTTTCGACCAGATGATTCTGAAATGGTTACACAACTAGTCTACAACACCATGCTCCGGAAGCTTATCAGTCCATATAAGAAACGTCATGTTGGACATACATCTGTAGCCAACAAAGGAGCTAAAACTGAGAAGCCCATCTCACCTAACAGCCCATCCTAAACAAACAATAGAACTATTTTTCTGGCAATTTTGTTAACCAAGCTACAGATGACACCAAAGATCCTAGACATAAAAAACTTAAACCATGAGCACATTACGTGGTTAGTGCATTTCTTAAGCTGTAGTAAATTAAAGTACGAAGGCCCCCTGAGGCCAAACATGTCTGAAGTTCTCTCATCAAGCAAATTAGCAACCATTGATAATCTTTCTTGCTAAGTATTTGCAACATTAGCACTCGGTCGCTATATTCGACATCCGTTCACGCGATAGGTGAAAAACTCAAATACTACCATTAAGCATTATAATCATTCCAGAATCTTCCTTGTCGCAAATTCTATTGACAGGCAGGTAAGTTACCCACTCATTACTCATGAATCAGTTGCTGGCCAACTTCTTATAGAGCCAGTTAACTTCTTGTGCATATTGAAGATAGTCCCTTAGATTAACATCTGTAGTAGTCAAGAACCATGGATGATCCTGGGAAGGGACAAGAGCAAACAGTCAACTATGATAGATACCCTAAAGGGTGCACAATTGAGTTTAAATACTAGACAACCAGAATATACGTACAATACACCACAAGGCAATCTCAACTATCTCAACTAATAGTCTTGTTTTTAACGTTGGTGCACGGTCGTGGTGTAGCAATATTCAGAAGACAATCAGCTAAACGTTTTGATTTGTTATACATGTATATGATTCTGTAGTCTGGTGACATTAAACATCATCTGTGACAGAGCTGCTGACAATGAACAAGTGCACCACCAATATATGCAAAGTAAAAAGTGGTACTAAGCACATGGACAAAACGGGAGAAGCACTATATGCAGCTGGAGTACAATAGTAAGACACCAACTATAACATGAAGAAAAGAACAGTGCGCATAAAGTTCCTTTCAAGCAACAATTAAGGAAACAGAAACAAAAGAAAGCTTCCTGCTGTTACACTACAGCACCCAAACTACGATTCATGGGGTTTCCTAACAGCGGTAAACATAACAGTCAGAGAGTGTAGTCCAGTGGTCAATTATTTAGGTTTCCAGGAGGATGCAGAAATGCAAACATATGTTCTCGCAGGTAATCATAGTCCGAAAATAATAATTCAGCGATATTTTAGAACTTATTATATGGGAACTTAGCCACGCAGAAGAACTTCACGAAGAATCGCTGACCATCAAGACGCAAGCATAACATATTCTCCATATCTCAATAGGGGTAACAGAGGTTAACGGCGTAGCTAGATTATACTCATTATCTCTTATGAGTGCAAAGTTTCAAGTAAAGCTCAGGCAACTACGGTATAAggaaaaatctttattaagtcccAATTTTACCACCAACAAAAAAAACACCTGTATGGACAGTCTATACAAGAACTTAACACACTCATCTTGACGAGCATACCAGTGGAGTGAGATCTGTCAATAAATAAGTCAGATCCAAGACAGTGCCCTATCCTCCTTTTGTTTTCCAGGTTTTGGGTGAGGTATTGTGCACCAATACAAGGGTTGAACTGAGAATGCACACCTAAAATATTTCATTCGGTACAGATCTCAGTTCAGCCTATCGCTATGGGGACCCTGAACATCAAGTCCATGAAGCTACATGCCAATGTACAGGTTTATATCATGAAAAGAGAAAATTCACAGCAAGTACCTAAGCTCAATCAGAGATACGGCGTGTGCCTAAAATTAAACTTCATGTAACAATTGTTCTATTTCTGAATTGCAGCAATCAGAAATTCTGCACAAACTAGTACTATATCCATTTCTCTATGTAATTTAAATAGAGAAAGCACCTGACAATATTTACTGTCTAGATCTTGGCCTCAAACAACTAAGAATCCATCAGAAAAAGAATTTAGAATGCACATACAACATCTATGACCACTGCTAAAATCATACCATAGATCATACTTATTTAAAGATATATATTCTGGCAAGTCTATATCCATGAGTGTCTAAGCTTCCCAGCCATTTTGGAGATAAGAAAACaaaatggagtaaaaaattgtccCAAAACAAAATGGTAACCGAGCTAGGCATCCAGCTCATACAGATTACCTAGTAGAGAGGATGGCTTGCATTTTTTAAATAAATAGAGAATCTCGTTCGATTGAGACATCAAGGATGACAGTGGGGATTATTAACTGATGGTCTTCTTTGCTTTGACTATATATGCTCACAAAACTATAAAAAAAGAAGCTGACTAATAGTCTGGGAGATATTCTATTCCCTAACTTTGACTAATAATACGAATATACGAAGGTTATCTGTGAGTCCATACATCTGTTGGACTCTTTACTGTTTTTTAGATGTTGTAGTAGAACAGTGTGATTCTCTCAGTCCCGTTGATAAGACTTGCACGCAGTGAAGCTGTGGTTCCTTCTTCTCCATTACACTTGAAAGGGCAAACACATTGTGTGGGTGACCAAAATCTCGACCATATTTCCACTTGCGCAAACCAAGTCATGAGGAATGAATATACAGAAACAGAGACACATCGCTGCTCTTCTAAATAATCCATACAGGAAGTTCATCACACGGATGTAAATTAACAAGTACTACTAGAGTACTATGGCAACTAGTGACGGGCACGTACCTTCACAAGTAAACTTCGCATCGTCGTGGTGGTCCCTCAAATTTGGCGTCGGTGGCGTTCTTCCCACGGAAAGTGACGGGCACGTCTTCGCAAATGACCCTCATGACCCTCCGGCGTGTGCGCCAGCCCCCTCGATCGAAGACGGCGACGGCGGTGAGCCTGACCTGGACCTCCATGGTGCCACCATTCGCCCCGCTCTTGAGCGGCGCGGCCTCGTCGGGGCCCACGTAGGCCCCGTCGACCTGGAGGCGGAAGGGGAGCGCGGTGCTGCTGCGGGGCGCCTGCACGAAGGGCGGCAGGGAGGTGACGGCGATGGGGGACGAGGGCGCGAGCGCGACGGAGGCGAGCAGGGAGGAGTAGGAGACGGTGAGCTTGGCGTTTGGGTTGTCGGCGAGGAAGGAGGCGTCGAAGGCGGCGGAGAGGTTGGAGTTGGCGGGGGAGTAGGCGACCCGCGAGAGGGCGAGCGTGGCGAGGGAGAAGGCGGGCGCGCGCGGGCGGAGCAGCAGCCAGACGATGAAGGTGGCggcgccgaggaggaggaaggcggcgacgacgagcgcgaggaggcggcgcAGGCAGGTCGGCGGCGGGGGTGGGGGTGCGTGGTAGGGGTTGTGGtactggtggtggtggtaggggTGCTGCGGGGGAGGGggcgggtggtggtggtgttggggaGGGGGGGCTGGGTACGGGTAGGCGACGCCGAAGGCGGCCGTGCCGTTGGTGTTGgcggccgggggcggcgcggcggcgtagTAGGCGGTGTTGGAGTTGGGGTTGGGCGCGGCGTTGGCGGGGTAGCCCATGGCCGGGGCGGCAGGCTGCGGGGGCTTGGAGCCGTCCGGCGGGTgggccgccgacgaggaggaggatgaggaggggtgCATGgtgacggcggtggcggtg contains:
- the LOC124703332 gene encoding MAGE-like protein 2 → MHPSSSSSSSAAHPPDGSKPPQPAAPAMGYPANAAPNPNSNTAYYAAAPPPAANTNGTAAFGVAYPYPAPPPQHHHHPPPPPQHPYHHHQYHNPYHAPPPPPPTCLRRLLALVVAAFLLLGAATFIVWLLLRPRAPAFSLATLALSRVAYSPANSNLSAAFDASFLADNPNAKLTVSYSSLLASVALAPSSPIAVTSLPPFVQAPRSSTALPFRLQVDGAYVGPDEAAPLKSGANGGTMEVQVRLTAVAVFDRGGWRTRRRVMRVICEDVPVTFRGKNATDAKFEGPPRRCEVYL